The nucleotide window GATCCCCCTGGTGGACAAGGTCTCCAACATGTCCAGGGCCGCGGCCGTGGTCATCCGCAATACGGCAAGCTCCAATCAGCAACTGGTGTCGGTGCGCTATCGGCTGCCAACCGTGCTGATCGACCAGCAAGGCGGCGAGACCCTGCTGGACTGGGTCAGGACCACGGACACGCCCATGGTCACCCTGGCCGGCACCGAAGCGCAGTACGATCCGGCCGGGGCCGATGTGATGGCGCCCTTCTCCGGACGCGGCCCCTACGCCGCCGTACCCGAGCTGATGGTGCCCCATATCTCCGCGCCCGGTGTTGACATCTATGCCGCCTATGCCGACGAGATGCCCTTCGTCTCTTCCTTTGCGGCCGCCCCCGCGGATTTCAGCTTCCTCAGCGGCACCTCCATGGCTACCCCCCATGTGGCCGGAGCCGCCGCCCTGCTGCGCCAGCTGCATCCCGACTGGACCCCTGCCGAGATCCAGTCCGCCATGATGCTCACCGCCAACCCGGACGTGATCAAGGAAGACGGCATCAGCCCGGCCGGCTTCTTTGACACCGGCTCCGGCGTGCTGAGGGTCGATATGGCCGCCCAGGCCGGCCTGGTCATGGACGTGCCCGTGGACGACTACAAGGCCGCCGATCCCAACCAGGGCGGCGATCCGACCCTGCTGAACCTGCCCATGCTGAGCGACGGCCAGTGCCCCGGCACCTGTAGCTGGACCCGTACCTTCCGGGCCACCCGGGACGGCAGCTGGTCCCTCCAGCCCATGGGCGCCCTGGACGGTGTCAGCTTGGGCGCCTCTCCCGCCCAGTTCGATATCCAGGCCGGCGAAAGCGTCCAGGTGACCTTCACCGCTTCCCTGGCCTCCCGGGTCGGTGAGGACTGGAGCTTCCAGCGCTTCAACCTGGTCCCCATGGATGGCTCGCCCACCCTGTCCATGCCGGTGGCGCTCAAGCCCATGATCGCGGACATTCCCCTGCTGCTGCGCCAGGATTACTTCTGGAGCCAAGGCGTGCTCACCCTGCCGGGCCTGCGCTTCCGCTACCCCAGCGACGTGGTGCTCAATGCCAAGCCGCTGGAGCGGGCGACCACCCACGAACTGCTGGTTGCCCAGGACAGCGACAACAGCTCCCCCTTCGACGATCTGGCCGACGGCGCCAGCGTCCAGATGCTGGATGTCGCCACTGCCACCGACCTCAGGGTCATAGTGGGTGCCTCGGAAGCCAAGGACGTGGATCTCTTCATCGGCCTGGACAGCAACAACAACGGCCTGCCCGAAGTGGTCGAACTGACCCAGGTCTGCGCCACCGTCGCCAATGTCGGTGAAGGCTGCAGCTTCAATGCCGGTGAGGGACTCTACTGGGTGCTGGTTCACAACTTCGAGGGCAGTGGCGCCGACCAGGACAGGATCCGCCTGGACGTGCTGATGTCCCCCAGCGAGGAGCGCCTGGACACCGTGGCCAGCCTGGACAACCCCAGCGCCGACCCCTACCAGTTTGTGGATGCCTCCCTGGACTGGATAGGTGAGATGGACCAAGGGGTTTACTACGGCGAACTGGAGATCTTCGACCGTACCTCCAGCAGCACCAACAGGGTGCTTGGCAGCACCAGCATGGTGATCAACCGTACCGCTCCCACCACCACGGCCAAGGTGGTTCAGGGTGAACTGGCCCATGGCCAGCGTGCCCGGGTCGAACTGCTGGTGCCGGGCAACCCCACCCCAGACGAGCTGGAATACCGGGTCGAGCTGGACATGGATGCGGGCCTGGCCCTGGTCGAGAGCAGTGGTGTCGAAGGCATGAGCGTCAGCCACAGCGATACCGAACTCAGCATCCGCCTGCCGGCCGGTGCCAAGAGCGGCCTGGTGCAGTTTGACCTGGCCCAACGGGTCCCGGCCTCCGGCGACTTCCAGGTGACCTGGTCCCTGGACAGCGACAAGGCCGGTTTCCAGGCCCAAGGCGGCAGCTTTGCCCTTGGCAACAGCAACCAGGCGCCGACCCTGTCCTTCCCCGCCAGCCTGTCAGCCGACATGGGCACTAGCCTGGAGCTGGATCTTGGCCTGGCCGATGCCGACGGCGACGCTCTCGACTACAGCGTCAGGCAAACCGCCGGTCCCGCCGTCGAGGTGCAGGACAAGGGCAACGGCCTGCTGGTGCTGGACCTGCCCGAGGTGGATGGGGATCGCCGTGCCACCTTCGAGGTCAGTGTCAGCGACGGTGAGTTCACCGAAAGCAGGCAGTTCACCCTGGTCATCAAGCCGCTGTCCGAGCAGGGCGGCAGCGGTGGCGGCTCGCTGGGCTTGGGCCTGGGCCTGCTGGCCCTGATGGGCCTGCGCCGCAGGCGCTAGGTTTCCACTCCCTTGTCTATTGGCCGCCGCGAGGCGGCCTTTTTTATGGTTCTTCGCACATTAGCGGGGAATAGATGTGAAAACGGCTGGATAGGTTATTGTGATGTCGCCAAACAAAGACACTAACCAACCAGCCGTTTTCGATGTCGCAGCTTACCCTTCCGTTCGAGCTGTGGGAAGGCTTTAGCCCCGACCACATAGAGCAACACGACCAACATCTCACCATTCACCTCAGCCCCAATCGCCCGCCCTGCTGTCGTTGCGGCAAGCTGGCCCAAGCCGTCCACGACACCACCTGGAGAACGGTCGCCGATCGCGCACTGATGGACCATACCGTGACCCTCAAGGTGCCGGTGCGACGGCTTAACTGCCATCAGTGCGGCCGAGGGACCGAACACATCTCCTGGCTGCGTCCCTTCGCCCGTTTGAGCTGCCGTCTGGAACGCTACGCCGAACGCCTACTGGCGTTACTGCCGGTCAAGCAGGTCGGTGAACTGCTGGGGCTGCACTGGCACACCGTGAAGGCCATCGACAAGCGCCGCCTGCAGCGGCAGGTCACCGAGCCCGACTGGTCCCGGTTGCGACGACTGGTCATGGATGAGTTCGCCCTGTTCAAGGGCCACCGCTACGCCACCGTCATCGCCGATGCGGATACCCACCAGGTGTTGTGGATAGGCGAGGGACGCAGTCGCCGCAGCATCCGGCCCTTCTTCGAGCGGCTAGGCGAACGCTGTCAGCAGATCGAGGCCGTGGCGATGGACATGAACACCGCCTTCGATCTGGAGGTGCAGGCGCATTGCCCCAACGCCAGGGTGGTCTACGACCTGTTCCATGTGGTGGCCAAGTATGGCCGGGAGGTGATTGACCGGGTGCGGCTCGACTGTGCCAAGGCCCAGGGCACCGAGCAGCAGGCCCGCCGTCATATCAAGCGTAGCCGCTGGGTGTTGCTCAAAAACGAGGGCAATCTCAATGACAAGGAACGTGGCCGCCTCGAAGCCTTGCTGGCCGCCAACCGTGATCTGATGGTGGTCTACGTGCTCAAGGAGCAGTTGAAGGCGCTGTGGTACTGCCGCGATGAGCAAACGGCCCATCGCCAATGGCGGCTCTGGTGGCAGCAGGTGGAGGAAAGTGGCATCGCGCCGCTGTTGCAGTTCGCCCGTAAGCTAAAACCCTACTTGCCAGGGATAGTCGCTTCCGCCAGCTATCCCCTCCATACCTGCCGGCTGGAGGGGATGAACAACAAAATCAAACTGATGAAGCGGATGGCTTATGGCTATCGGGATCTGGAGTACTTCTTCCTGAAGATAAAAGCCGCCTTCCCCGGAGATCCGCGATGAACCTTTTTTATTGGAGGCAGCCCAGCCGCGCAAATAGCCGGGGCAAAGCCGCCAAAAACATGAGAGGCTGGACCCCAGGCCCAACAGGTAACGCCCATGACCATCCCCGACTGCCATTTCCACACCCCAAGGCTCCAGGTGCGCCCCTGGCGGCTACGCCTGGCCGGGTTGCCGGACCGCGACGCCTTCGCCGGGGAAATCCTCAAGCTGCTGACCCCGGCGGTGACCCGCACCCTGCCGCCGGGCTGGCAGCAGATCCAGACCAGGGAGCAGGCCGAGCTGTGGCTCAGGGAGCGGGACGCCGAGAGCGCCATGCTGGTGGTGGAGCACCAGGGCGCACTGGTGGGGCTGCTGTTCCTGCACGGTGACGACGGCGATCTGCACCTGGGTTACCTGCTGGGGGAAATGCACTGGGGCCAGGGCCTGGCCAGCGAGCTGATTTCGGGGCTGGTGGCCTGGGCCGGCCAGCAGGGCGGGATCCACACCCTGGTCGGTGGCGTCGAGACCGACAATGGCGCCTCCATTCGGGTGCTGGAAAAGGCGGGCTTCACCCGCCGGGAAGACAAGGCGGCGCCCCAGGGGGTGATCTTCCTGGAGCACCGCCTGCAGGGGAACTAGGCGGCCAGCAGGGCGCGCCAGGCCAGGGCCGACAGGTACAGGCCGAGGCCAAAGGCGCTGTGGGCGGCCAGGCTGAGCAGGCGGGCCCGGCTGGGGTTGGGAGCCTTGGCGGCGGCAATGCCGAAGCCCAGGCAGGGCTGCATCAGCAGGAAGGGCGCCGCCAGGGTGCCTATCCCCACCAGCAGCGCCGGCGCCAGGGAGGGATCGTCGGCCCAGCCCGGTCCCCACAGCCCCAGCAGCAGGGCGGCAAAGGCGATGCCGATGCCGTAATGGGCGCCCCAGCCCAGCAGCCGTTCGCCTGCCACCGGCGCCGCCCTGGCGATATGGGGATGGGCCCAGGTACCTTTGGGCATGTGCCCCAGCCAGCGCCCCACCAGGCTGTAGTCCAGGGGCGGGATCCCGAACAGCCGCTTCAGCAGCAGCGCCCAGGCGTCCATGGCAAGGGTGGCGCCGGTGCCGATCAGCGTCGCCTTGAGCAGCAGTTCCTGCAGTTCGTTCATGATTTCTCCTTGGGGTTGTCAGGCCGCTTCCTTCATGGCGGCGCGAAATTGCTCTGTCATCTGGTGGCCCTTGATGGCCGGTACGGCGATGGCGCTCAGCATCAGCTTGCCGGCCATGATCAACAGCGCCGTGGCCAGGGCGTCCAGGAACCAGGCGATGGCCGGCCCGGCCGGGCCCAGGTAGGCGGGGCTCTCCGCCAGGGCCGGCAAGGTCCAGTGGCCGGTCAGGCCGTGCAGGGCCAGGGCCGCCCAGAAACCGAAGCAGTAGGGGCAGCGCCAGGCCTGGTACAGGTAGGCCAGGGGCCTGGGCAGGGCGGCCACCAGCCGGTTGAACCAGCTGCCCCAGTCCGGCAGTTTCTCCCAGATCAGCAGGTACAGGGACAGGCCCATCAGGGTCAGGGTGAACTCCATCTGTTACTCCTTGGTCGCGGTCAGAAGATGAACGGCAATGCCGGGGGCCCGGTAGTCCCCGGGCTGGCCCGGGGCCAGCCCGGCATCGCGGAGCTGGCAGGCGAGCCGGGCCATATCCAGGACCGGGAAGTCCTCGGGGCTGGCGCCGGGGAACTGCTCGCCAAGCTCCGGCAGCAGCTCGGCCCAGTTCTCCTCGATGATCACCAGGCGCCCGCCCGGCCTCAGCACCCGGCGCACCTCGGCCAGGCCGGCGGCCAGATCCTGCCAGTGGTGCAGGCTGCATACCGCCAGGGCCAGGTCGAGGCCGTCGTCGTCCAGGGGCAGCCTTTCGGCGCTCGCCTCCAGGAACTCGGGTGCCTGGGCCAGGTTCTGGCTCTGAGCCCGGGCCTGTTCCACCATCCTGGGGGTGGGATCCACGCCCGTCACCTGGGCGCCCAGGGCCGCCAGCAGGCGGGCCAGGTGGCCACCGCCACAGCCGATATCCAGTACCCTGTCGCCGGCCCGTATGCCGGCCAGCTCGGCCACCCTGTCGTGAAGCGGCACCTGGCCCCACTGGCGCAGGTATTGGTCGGCCTGGTGATCTGACCAGGCCCCCGGCAGGGCGGGGTGTTCTGATGAGGTCATGGCAATGGCTCCTTTTTTGGTTAGACAGGCTAACCATAAGGTCAAAAAGGTTAGGCTGTCAAACCAAATGCGCCTGGGAAGGGGAGGCGGGGGCGGCTAGAATGGTTCGCCTGACTAAGTATCAAGGGGAGTGCCCATGGCGTTGGCACAATCACTGATGGCCCTGCAACGGCAGCTGACCCGGGCCTGGGCGGCCCAGGGTCTGGAGGGGGAACTCAGCTATAGCGAGTTCGAGTACCTGAAGCTGGTGCAGGCGGCGGAGGAGGCCAGGCCCTCGGGCCGGCCCCACGACGACAGCAGCCACCTGTCGACCCTGGCGGCGGAGCTGCAGGTGCAGAAGTCCTCGGCCAGCACCATGGTCAAGAAGCTGGAAAAGCGTGGCCTGGTCAAGCGCATTCCCTGCCAGTTCGACGCCCGCGCCCAGCACATACTGCTTACCGACCAGGGCCGGACCCTGCTGACCCAGGCCCAGGCCGCCGTCTACGACGCCTTGGAGCAGCGGCTGGCGGCGGGCCTGGGCGAGGCGGAATACGCCCGGCTGGAAGGCTGCCTGGCCAGGCTCTGCGAGCAGCTTTCGGCCAGCGCGGGCTAGGCCACGGGCAAAAAAAGGGGGCCATTGGCCCCATTTTTGTCGTGGATGAAAAGCGGCGGCTCAGGCCTCGGCCAGCACCTTCTCCATGGTCCAGTTGGTGAGGATCTCGCCGTTACGCTCGGTGTCGTTGCGGCGTACCTCCACGAAGCCCTGCTTGGTGAAGAAGGGCCTGGCCAGGTAGGAGGCCTCCACGTACAGGCGCCGGATGCCCTTGGCCCTGGCCTGGGCTTCCAGGTGGGCGTAGAGGCTGCCGGCGATGCCGCGGCGCTGGTGAGCCCTGTGCGTATAGGTCCAGTCCACGTGGCCGTCGTCTTCCAAGGTGATGAAGCCCACCACCTGGCCGTCGATCTCGGCCACATAAGGCGGCTTGGCGTCCAGGCGCTGCTGCCAATGGCCGTAGTCCTTGGGCAGGGGCGCCCACTGATCGACCTGGGCCTGGGTGTAATACTCCAGGGCCACGCTGTGGATGCTGTCGTAGAAGATATCGGCGAGGGCGCGGGCATCGCTGGGCTGGTAGTCGCGGATCAACATAAAACATCCTCCATGGGGCCAGGCTGCGCTTAACATGAGCGCAACAAAAAAGGGCGGAGGACTCTAGCAGAGCACCGCCCCAATGCCAAGGCACTGATGCTTCAGGCGAAAGGCGCCAGCTGCCTGGTCAGCACCAGGGGCCAGATCAGGCCGGTGGCCATCACCACCAGGTTGTCGCCGACACCGGCCCTGTCCTGTTCATGGATGCCGACGCTTGGGCATAGTCCCAGGGTCAGCACCTTCACCACCGGCCAGCCCAGGTACCAGCACAGGGTCTCGCACAGCAGCTCCCACAGCAGCCACACCAGGACTCGGGCCAGGTAATAGAGGGCCTTCAGCAAGGGGCGGGCGCCCAGCTCCAGCAGTTCTTCGATCATGGGGCCTCCCGGCGAGATCGGTTCTGGCATTGGAGCATGCCGGTGGCGGCCGATCAACGGCGTACTGGTCTATTGCCCCGCCTTCAGCTCCTTGACCACCCGCTTTTCCAGCTCGGCCCGGTGGCTGAAGCTTTCCATCGGCGTGACGTGCCAGTTGAGCACGCCCCAGCCGGGCAGGGCCCGCACCAGTTCCGTGACCTCCTCGTGGGAGCCGGCCGAGAGCACGAAGGCGCCGGCCCTGGCCCCCACCAGGATGCCGCCGGCCTTGATGCGCCTTTCGGCGGCCAGGCTCTCCAGGCTGGGGATGATCAGTGTCTCCAGCAGTTCGATGGCCTGGGCCTCGGAGGTGGGGCTGCCGGCGGCATTGGCCTCGAACTCCACCAGGTAGAGCTGGCTCTTGGCCAGGGCCGGGGCGGCCAGGACCAGCAGCAGGGCAAGGAACAGGGTTTTCATTGGCGACTCCCATGGATCCGTTTCGGGATATAAAGCATAGGAGCGGGTTGGGCATTTTGCCCTTAGGCGACAAGGCCCCGCTGGGGCCTTGCCGTTACTGGGCCTTGGGGCTCAGCCAGGGCTGGGACCACCAGTAGAAGCGGCCGGGCTGGTCCTTGGAGGGGGCTGTGCAGTTGACCCTGGAGCGGCCCGGTGGCAGATCCAGGGCCGGCACCTGGGCTTGCTGGCCCTGGATGGCCAGATCCAGCACCTGGCCTTCGAAGAAGCAGTTGAAGCGGCCCATGTCGGCGTCCTCGGCCTTGACGGTCAGGGTCAGGGCCGGGCTGTAGCCGTTAACGCGCAGCATCTCGGTGTCGGAGCTGGCCACCGGCAGGTGCAAGGTGTTGAGCTTGAGCTTGAGGCTGGCCAGATCCGCGTAATGGCCGGCGGCCGGGAAGCGGGGCAGGGCGGTGAGATCCGAGCCCGGGCCCATGGGGCCGGACTGCTGGCCGAAGGCCACGTAACCCTCGGCCCGCAGGAAGGCCTGCAGCTCGCCGTTGTATTCGCCATAGGGCCAGGCCAGCCACCTGGGGCTGGCCGGCAGGGCCTGCTGGGCGTCGAGGATGGCGGCCTTGGCCCTGTCCAGGGGCAGCTCGGTGAGGTGGGGATGGCCCCAGCCGTGGTTGGCGATGGTGGCGCCCTGCTGGGCCAGCTCGGCCAGGTCGGCGCGGCTCATCATGCCGGGGGCGCCCAGGCTGGCGGGGTTCACGAACAGGGTATAGGGGTAGCCGTACTGGGCCAGCAGCGGCGCCGCGTTCTCGGCGATGTCCCTGTAGCCGTCGTCGAAGGTGATGGCCACGGCCTTGTCCGGCACCTGGGCCTCGCCCTTGGCGGCGGCGATGGCCTGGCTCAGCGGCACTACGGTGAAGCCGCCCTGTTTCAGGTGCTCCAGGTGGGCGCGGAAATCGTCCGGCCTGGTGCTGGTGGAAAAGGGGCTGTCCTCGGCCACATGGTGGTAGAGCAGCACCACTGTCTGCTGGGCGGCCATGACCGGCAGGCAAAGACAAAGTAACAACCAACGCCACATATCATCGATTCCTTAAACAGCGACGCCGCTCTGGGGCGGCGTCTTGGATTATCGTACAAGCTGATCCAGTGTGCCCTGTGCCAGGGGATGGTAGCCGGGCCTGGCCTTTTCATAGGCGGCCTTGGCAAAACCCTGGTATTGGGGTTTCTCCATCAGCATCTTGTACAGCGGCACCACCAGGCGGCGGCGACCGATACGCTGCAGATAGCCTTCCATGGGGGTGAACGCCGGCTGGTAGTCGTGCTCGATGGCCTGACGATACCAGGCGTGGGCGATCTCGCTGTTGTTGGCGCCACTAAAAGCAAAGGCTTTATCAAGTTCGGCTAATTGTGCTTTTCCGATGCTGTCGGGAAGCTGATAAATGAAATAGATCCACTGCTGGGTGTTCCAGCCCCGGGTGGGCAGCTGAGCAAGGCCCTTGTCGCCGGCCAGCCAGGCGTCCAGCTCCGCCTTGACCTTCACGAAGGCCTGGGAGCTGGGCTTGGGAGCGCCGTCCGGCAGGCCGGGCTGGAAGATCCAGGCCTTGAGCCTGTCCAGCTCGACCTTGCCTTCCTTGACCAAGGTGGCCTCCATGTGGGCCAGGAAGCGCTCGGTGTCCATGGATTGGAAGGCGAAGCGGCTGAAGTAGTCCTTGATGAAGGCGTCGAAGCGCTCGCGGCCCACCTTGGCCTCCAGCTCGAACAGCATCAGCGCGCCCTTCTCGTAGGGGATGTCGCTGAAGGCGTCGTCCGGGTCACGGCCGGCCAGCTCCAGGGCCAGCTTGGTGTCGCGCGGGTCCAGCTGGTCGATGTCTTCCAGCAGTTCGTTGTAGCCCAGCAGGGCCTCCATGCGCTCGCGATCCTTGCCGTACAGGGCCTCCATGATGCGGTAGGTCAGGTAGGTGGTGAAGCCCTCGTTCAGCCACAGATCCCGCCAGGCGCCGTTGGTGACCAGGTTGCCGGACCAGGAATGGGCCAGCTCGTGGGCGATCAGCGACACCAGCGACTTGTCGCCGGCGATCACCGTGGGGGTGATGAAGGACAGGCGCGGGTTCTCCATGCCGCCGAAGGGGAAGCTGGGCGGCAGGATCAGCAGGTCGTAGCGGCCCCAGGGGTAGGCGCCGTACATGGCTTCCACCTTCTCCATCATGGCTTCGGTGTCGGCGAACTCCCAGGCCGCCGCCTCCAGCACCGCCGGCTCGGCATAGACGGCGGTGCGCTGGCTCATGGGCTTGACCGCCAGGTCGCCGACGCCCAGGGCGATCAGGTAGGAGGGGATGGGCTGGGGCATGTTGAAGTGGTACTCGCCGTCGCGGACCGGATCCTGCTCCATCTCGGCGCTCATCACCGCCAGCAGCTCCCTGGGGGTGCGGATCACGGCGTCATAGGTCACCCGCACCGCCGGGCTGTCCTGCAGCGGAATGAAGCTGCGGGCGTGGATGGCCTGGGCCTGGGAGAACAGGAAGGGATGCCGCTTGCCGGCGGTCTGCTCGGGCGCCAGCCATTGCAGGCCGGAGGCCTTGGGGGAGGTACGGTAGTGCACCCGCACCTGGTGGGCGCCCCTGGGCAGCTGGATGTGCAGGGCCGAACCCAGGTTGGCGTCGGCCTCCTTCAGCTGCCAGCCGGTGGCCAGCCAGCCGTTGCCGCTGTTCTGCTCCACCTTGCGGATATGCAGGTCGCGGGTATCCAGGATCAGGGTGCGGGCATCCTGGTCCAGGCGGCGGATATCCAGCACCACGTTGCCGTCCAGGACCTTCCTGTCGAAGTTGACGGTCAGATCCAGGCTCAGGTGGCTGACCCTGAGCTGGTCATGGTTGGCGAAGCTGTGCTGGTCGGCCCTGGCAAGGAAGCTGGCGGCCAGCAGCATGGTGGCGGCGATGAGGCTAAAAAGGCGCATGGCTGTTCATTGTTGTTGTGGATGTGGCGGGGATTTTAAAGAATTTCGACTCGGGCTTCACGGTGGTGGCCCTTCTTTCGTCGCGGCCGGGCTGCCTCAGGACGGTTGCCCGGGTACACTGACGCAAATTTGTGACCGAGATCGCCATGGATCCCCGACCCTACCGCCAGGTGCTGGCCCTGGCCCTGCCCATGATCCTGTCCAACATCAGCGTGCCGCTGCTGGGGCTGGTGGACACGGCCGTGATCGGCCACCTGGACGACGCCGCCTTCCTGGGCGGGGTGGCCGTGGGCAGCATGCTGATCACCTTCCTGTTCTGGCTGTGCGGCTTCCTGCGCATGAGCACCACCGGCCTTATCGCCCAGGCCCACGGCAAAGGCGACGGCCAGGCCCTGGCCGTCTGGCTGGGCAAGGGCCTGGCGGTGGCCCTGGCACTGGCGGCGGCCTTGCTGGTGCTGCAGTGGCCCATAGGCGAGCTGGGGCTGTGGCTGAGCGGCGGCTCCGAGCAGGTGCGGGCCCAGGCGGCCAGCTATTTCTATATCCGCATCTGGGCGGCGCCGGCGGCTCTGTGCAACCTGGTGGTGCTGGGCTTTTTGGTGGGACGCCAGGACACCAAGGGGCCCATGGCGCTGCTGCTGCTCGGCAACGGCGTCAACATGGCGCTGGATCTGCTGCTGGTGGTGGGCCTGGGCTGGCAGGTGGCGGGCGCCGCCCTGGCCTCGGTCATCGCCGACTACCTGGCCCTGGGGCTGGGCCTGTACCTGGTGGCCAGGCGGCTGCCCGGCGTCCACCGGCACTGGCTGGCCCTGCTTGGCCGCGGTGGCTGGCGGCGGCTGTGGCTGCTCAACCGCGACATACTGCTGCGCAGCCTCTGCCTGCAGCTCTGCTTCCTGTTCGTCACCTTCCAGGGCGCCCGCCTGGGTGACGCCGTGGTGGCCGCCAACGCGGTGCTGCTCAACTTCCTGCTGCTGATCTCCTACGCCCTGGACGGCATCGCCTATGCCGCCGAGGCCCTCACCGGCAAGGCCGTCGGGGAAAAAGACGAAATCGGACTGAGGGCCTGGGTGCGGATCTGCGCCCACTGGTCGCTGGCCTTTGCCGGCGCCTTCGTGGTGCTGTTCGCCCTGGGCGGCGAGGCCATCATCGCCCTCCTGACGGACGTGGCGGCGGTGCGCCAGGAGGCGGTCCGCTACCTGCCCTGGGTGGTGGCGTTGCCGCTGGTGGCGCTGTGGTGCTACCTCTACGATGGCGTCTTCGTGGGTGCCACCCGCGCCAGGGAGATGCGCAACACCATGGTGCTGGCCACCTTCGGGGTCTTCTTCCCGCTGTGGTGGCTGAGCCAGGGCTGGGGTAACCATGGCCTCTGGCTGGCGCTGAGCGCCTTTTTGGCCACGCGCGGCCTGGCGCTGTGGTGGCTGTACCGCAAACCGGGCTTTGTGACGGGTTCAGGCTGAATTCATAAGGGGCCCTTTAGGTTTTACTTAACAGCGCCATAGGAGGCCAATATGAAGAAGACCCTAGCCCTGCTGAGCCTGAGCATTCTTGCCTTTACCGCCTGGGCCTCGCCGCCGCCAAACCAGGTGCCGCCGCCGAGCCATGGCAAGCCGCCCGCCGCCGTCCCCAAGGCCAAGGGGGCACCGCCCGCCGCCCACCAGAAGTTCCGCCAGGAGCACAACCGCAAGTGGCAACATCGCCGCTACGACGATGACGACCGCAACCAGTGCTGGGATGCCTGGGGTTACAACCTGGGTGGGCGTTTCGACGACGAGCAGCGCTACTTCATCGAGCTGGGCGGCGGTCACTGCCGCGAGCAGCGCCGCGATCACGACCGCGACGGCGACATCGACGCCGTGCTGCGCGCCGGCCTGGACCGCGACGACGTCTACAAGGCCATCAACCTGGCCCGGGAGGAGTTCGACCTGAACCGTGCCCGCTTCGTCCGCGCCACCGAGGTGGACAACAGCATCCGCAACATCCGCTACACCCTGGTGTTCAAGACCCGCCGCGGCTACCGCCATTTCCGGGTCAAGCAGCGGGCCTGGACCGGCCAGGTGCGCGACATCTGGGAGGTGCGCTAAGGACGGAGTCGGCGTAGGCTTAGAAGGCCGCTACCCAGGAGTCGCCTTGTGAGACTACGCCTCTGTTCCCTGTTGCTGTTGCCCTGGCTGGCCTGGGCCAAGCCCCTGGCCCTGGTCATACAGGGCGACCAGTATTACCCGCCCTACAGCTACCTGCAGGATGGCCAGTTCAGGGGCATCTACGTGGATCTGCTCAAGGTCGTCTTCGCCGAGATGCCCGGCTACCAGGTGGAACTGCAGCCCATGCCCTGGAAGCGTGGCCTGCGCATGCTGGAGCTGGGCGACAGCTTTGCCCTCTTTCCCCCCTACCTGCACCTGAAGGAAAGGCCCTGGATCGGCCGCTACTCGGCGCCCATGCTGGAAGAAGAAGTGGCGGTGTTCTGCCGCGATGACGTGGTGCTGCCGGACAAGCCCGCCTTCCCGGACGACTTCCAGGGCCTGACCTTCGGCATCAACAGCGGCTTCGCCCTGGGCGGCGAGGCCTTCCGGCAGGCCGTGGCACAGGGCTGGATCCGCCTGGAAGCGGCCCATTCCAACCAGTCCAACCTGCTGAAGATGGTGCTGCACCGCATCGACTGCTACATCAACGACCGCCGCGCCATCCTCTTCGATCTCGAGGTGCTGGAGGAGCAGGGCTGGCCCATGGCCCTGGCCGGGATCGGCCAGAAGGCCAGCGTCTCCAGGGAGATGGCCTACCTGGCCTTCAGCCGTTACGAGAGCCGTTACCCCTACCGGGATGCCTTCGTCGAGGAGTTCAACAGGGTCCTGGCCAAGGTCAAGGCCAGGGGCGAGCTGGACCGCATCGTCGCTTCCTACCTCAACGGCGCAGCTCAAAGTGGGGAAACAGCGACAGGCCCAGGGCCGTCAGCGCCGCCAGCGTCGTCTCGCTGACGTTGGGGCGGCCCAGGCCCGGGTCCAGCATCTGGCCGGGCCTGACCAGCTGCAGGGCATGGTGTCTCACGCCCCTGGCCGCCAGCGACTTCATCAGCATCTTCAGCGCCGCCACCGGCATCAGCTCGCCGTGCCAGGTGGTGCGCACCTCGA belongs to Gallaecimonas sp. GXIMD4217 and includes:
- a CDS encoding transporter substrate-binding domain-containing protein translates to MRLRLCSLLLLPWLAWAKPLALVIQGDQYYPPYSYLQDGQFRGIYVDLLKVVFAEMPGYQVELQPMPWKRGLRMLELGDSFALFPPYLHLKERPWIGRYSAPMLEEEVAVFCRDDVVLPDKPAFPDDFQGLTFGINSGFALGGEAFRQAVAQGWIRLEAAHSNQSNLLKMVLHRIDCYINDRRAILFDLEVLEEQGWPMALAGIGQKASVSREMAYLAFSRYESRYPYRDAFVEEFNRVLAKVKARGELDRIVASYLNGAAQSGETATGPGPSAPPASSR